Part of the Limisphaerales bacterium genome, TGGGAAATCGCCCACGCCACCGTGCTGGCCAAGGGCAAAGAGGAATTCACGCTCACAAAAACCATCACCAGCAAAACCGGCCAATGGCCCGACGAAGTGCGCGGTGTGGTGCGCTACGAGGAAAGCGGTAAAGTCACTAGCCACGAAACGGCATTTCAAATTGGTGCAAAGGAAGAGGGGGAACCGTTTGGTTCGGACAGCTTTGGCGGCGGTTTGTTTGGTGACGCCCAGTGCCAAGTGAGTGCGCGGCTGGATCACCTTCAAGCCGTGCCCGGCGGTGAGGTGTTGGCGGGCGTGTCGTTCAGCATTCCGAAGCATTGGCATATTTTTTGGAAAGAACCCGGCGCGCCCGGCGAACCGCCGAAGTTTGAATGGACGTTGCCCGAGGGCATCACTGCGGGCGAAATTAAATGGCCGCAACACACGCAACTGGAATTATTTGGCGAAACGGCCAACGTGTACGAACACCAAGTGATGCTGCTTGCGCCACTCACCGTGGCGAAGGGTGCGGCAGCGGGCGATTATGAAATTGGCCTGAAAGTTTTGTGGCAGGAATGCGATGATAAAACGTGCGTGCCTCAGGAAAAAGAAATCCAACTCACGCTCAAGATCGGCGCGGAACCCAAGCTGGCGAAAGCCCCGAAAGAATTCAAAGCGTGGCTCGCCAAGGTGCCGGGAGAAAGTGGCGGAAACGGTGGAGTGGGCGGCGGCAATGTTGAAGGCGATGCCCCCAAATCCATTTGGTATATTTTGAGCTTCGCGTTTTTGGGGGGATTGATTCTCAATGTGATGCCGTGTGTGTTGCCGGTGATTTCGATGAAGATTCTGGGCTTCGTGCAGCAAAGCAGGGAGGCACCGGGGCGCTTGCGGAGTCTTGGGCTTACTTATGGGATGGGCGTGTTCTTTTCGTTTATGGTGCTGGCAGGAGTGATGATTGCCGCGAAGAAAACCACCGGAATGGCGTCGTGGGGGATGCAAATGCAAAGCCCGAATTTCAATTTAGTTTTGATGTTGGTGGTCACGCTCGTGGCGTTGAATTTATTCGGCGTGTTCGAAGTCTCGCTGGGCGGCGGCAGCACGATGACGAAGGCCAATGCGTTGGCGAGTCGCGAAGGGTATCTCGGCGCATTCTTTAATGGCATCCTCGCCACGGCACTGGCCACGCCTTGCACGGCGCCGTTTTTGGCGAGTGGAATGGGCGCGGCACTTTCGCAATCCAACGGCGTGATCATTGCGGCGATGGGCGCGGTGGCGGCGGGGTTGGCGTTTCCGTATATTTTGCTGAGCTTTAATCCGGCGTGGTTAAAATTTCTGCCGAAGCCGGGAAACTGGATGGTGCAGTTCAAACAAATGATGGGCTTCCCGATGTTGGCGGCGGCAGTGTGGGTGCTATCCTTCACCGGGCCGATGTTTGGCGAAAGTGGCGTGATGTGGCTGGGCGTGTTGCTGGTGTTTGTCGGCTTAACAGTCTGGGTGTTTGGCGAATTTATGCAGCGTACGGTGGCCAAAAATTCCAAGCCGTTAGTGGCCTGTGGATTGTTGTTGGCGGCGGGTTATGCCTTGGCGCTGGAATGGGGGCTGG contains:
- a CDS encoding thioredoxin family protein, whose product is MRRLFSILLMLCAGVFGVGIASAQDFDFGAKTKVTLLVNPAVAKAGSTIEVGMRLEMPDGWHTYWRNAGENGTPTTIKWTLPKGITAGEIRWPVPEKVEWLEMFTYAYHGEVLLIVPLTLAADLAPGEHLLKAKVEWLECEETCIPGEAEVSAKLIVGTEAKPGPNTNLFQQARAQWPAKNELPQLPAQWAGAANADGERILKLTVPVGSKETTVHFLPFSTAGKKWEIAHATVLAKGKEEFTLTKTITSKTGQWPDEVRGVVRYEESGKVTSHETAFQIGAKEEGEPFGSDSFGGGLFGDAQCQVSARLDHLQAVPGGEVLAGVSFSIPKHWHIFWKEPGAPGEPPKFEWTLPEGITAGEIKWPQHTQLELFGETANVYEHQVMLLAPLTVAKGAAAGDYEIGLKVLWQECDDKTCVPQEKEIQLTLKIGAEPKLAKAPKEFKAWLAKVPGESGGNGGVGGGNVEGDAPKSIWYILSFAFLGGLILNVMPCVLPVISMKILGFVQQSREAPGRLRSLGLTYGMGVFFSFMVLAGVMIAAKKTTGMASWGMQMQSPNFNLVLMLVVTLVALNLFGVFEVSLGGGSTMTKANALASREGYLGAFFNGILATALATPCTAPFLASGMGAALSQSNGVIIAAMGAVAAGLAFPYILLSFNPAWLKFLPKPGNWMVQFKQMMGFPMLAAAVWVLSFTGPMFGESGVMWLGVLLVFVGLTVWVFGEFMQRTVAKNSKPLVACGLLLAAGYALALEWGLDWRHPENRTTVSGGIEVKADGVQWRKWSPEAVAEARAAGHPVLVDFTADWCMTCKYTKGRAIEVDSVIKKLAELDGVAFIADWTNKDKVITKVLHQHKRAGVPLVLVYPPKGEAIVLPPVMNGPGKVLDALDKAGNASP